A genomic region of Mesorhizobium sp. NZP2077 contains the following coding sequences:
- a CDS encoding GntR family transcriptional regulator: MNIADQIYSAADSANQDRAQAIRDNLRDAIVDRRLAPGTKLSEGEVGTLFDVSRTVARAALRMLSFEGLVRTERNRGAFVANPSPEVARQVFASRRLIEPGIAIAACGRVTSADIVAFKAQLDEEGRFIAERGPTARRSEIKASGDFHLLLASVAGNAILQRFMEELVARSSLVIALYGRSGVSACGHSEHTEIVGALESSDCERASRLMLHHIDHIEADLDLRVRAGPALREALNF; encoded by the coding sequence ATGAATATCGCCGATCAGATCTATTCCGCCGCCGACAGCGCCAATCAGGATCGCGCTCAAGCGATCCGCGACAATCTGCGCGACGCCATCGTCGACCGTCGGCTGGCGCCAGGCACCAAGCTGTCGGAAGGCGAGGTCGGCACGCTGTTTGACGTGTCGCGGACTGTCGCTCGCGCGGCCTTGCGGATGCTGTCCTTCGAAGGCCTGGTGCGCACCGAGCGCAACCGCGGCGCCTTCGTCGCCAACCCGTCGCCCGAGGTGGCCCGCCAGGTCTTCGCCTCGCGCCGGTTGATCGAACCCGGCATTGCCATTGCCGCCTGCGGGCGGGTCACATCAGCCGACATCGTCGCCTTCAAGGCGCAACTCGACGAGGAGGGCCGCTTCATCGCCGAGCGCGGTCCGACCGCGCGGCGTTCCGAAATCAAGGCGTCCGGCGATTTCCATCTGCTGCTCGCCTCCGTCGCCGGCAATGCCATCCTGCAGCGCTTCATGGAGGAGCTGGTTGCGCGCTCCTCGCTTGTCATTGCGCTTTACGGACGGTCCGGCGTGTCAGCCTGCGGGCACAGCGAGCACACGGAAATTGTCGGCGCGCTGGAGAGCAGCGATTGCGAGCGGGCAAGCCGCTTGATGCTGCACCACATCGATCACATCGAGGCCGATCTTGATCTGCGCGTCAGGGCCGGCCCGGCGCTTCGCGAAGCTCTCAATTTCTGA
- a CDS encoding ABC transporter ATP-binding protein, translating into MSKAAEIDIVSVSKVYGTTTAVEDISLKIPAGTYCCLLGPSGCGKTSTLRMIAGHESISSGDVRLGNTVVTDLPPAKRGTAMMFQSYALFPHLDLIDNVAFSLKMKGVDKEKRRAKALDMLKLMQMEAYATRRPAQLSGGQQQRVALARALITDPEALLLDEPLSALDPFLKIRMRAELKKLQTSLGITFVHVTHSQEEAMALADLIVVMNDGRIEQAAPPRDVFERPATAFVARFMGDHNVISGRVTGARDGMVVFDVKGGGSLAASGQGQEAGAPIDIAIRTDHVRIGDAPSPGLGFTGIVANIEYRGATVKLSVTGAGIDDFTVIVDDSDFFARPVAIGDAVPLAWDAEDAIVLGRLHS; encoded by the coding sequence ATGTCCAAAGCCGCCGAGATCGACATCGTGTCCGTTTCGAAAGTCTATGGAACGACGACCGCCGTCGAGGATATCAGCCTGAAGATACCGGCGGGCACTTATTGCTGTCTGCTCGGCCCCTCCGGCTGCGGCAAGACCTCGACGCTGCGCATGATCGCCGGCCACGAAAGCATCTCGTCCGGTGACGTCCGACTCGGCAACACCGTCGTCACCGACCTGCCGCCGGCCAAGCGCGGCACCGCGATGATGTTCCAGTCCTATGCGCTTTTCCCGCATCTCGACCTTATCGACAATGTCGCCTTCAGCCTGAAGATGAAGGGCGTCGACAAGGAGAAGCGCCGGGCCAAGGCGCTCGACATGCTGAAACTGATGCAGATGGAGGCCTATGCGACGCGCCGGCCCGCGCAGCTTTCCGGCGGCCAGCAGCAGCGCGTCGCGCTGGCCCGCGCCCTGATCACCGATCCCGAGGCGCTGCTGCTCGACGAGCCGCTGTCGGCGCTCGACCCGTTCCTGAAGATCCGCATGCGCGCCGAGCTGAAGAAATTGCAGACCTCTCTCGGCATCACCTTCGTCCACGTCACCCACAGCCAGGAGGAGGCAATGGCCTTGGCGGACCTGATCGTGGTGATGAATGACGGCCGCATCGAACAGGCGGCACCGCCGCGCGACGTGTTCGAGCGCCCGGCCACGGCCTTCGTCGCGCGCTTCATGGGCGACCATAATGTCATCTCCGGCCGGGTCACCGGCGCGCGCGACGGCATGGTCGTCTTCGACGTCAAAGGCGGCGGCTCGCTCGCCGCCTCGGGGCAAGGCCAGGAGGCGGGTGCGCCGATCGACATCGCCATCCGCACCGACCATGTGCGCATCGGCGACGCGCCCTCGCCCGGGCTCGGCTTCACCGGCATCGTCGCCAACATCGAATATCGCGGCGCCACGGTGAAACTTTCGGTCACCGGCGCCGGCATCGACGATTTCACCGTCATCGTCGACGATTCCGACTTCTTCGCCAGACCCGTCGCCATCGGCGACGCCGTACCGCTCGCCTGGGATGCCGAGGATGCCATCGTCCTCGGCCGCCTTCATTCATGA
- a CDS encoding PotD/PotF family extracellular solute-binding protein, translating into MTDTVQTKTGISRRSLLKTGAAAVGLAAGSGVITGFPTIWAQSNITLRQFGTGVSNLNAIADKCKADLGITLEMTATDSDAAAQRAVTQPDSYDIADIEYWICKKVFPTGVLQPMDVSKLKYYDELVPLFKTGKLTPDSVIAQGTAPHTVGFVEAQDSKTFAKAPTNWFTMVPTIYNADTLGIRPDLVGRDITTWADIMDPAFKGKTAILNIPSIGIMDAAMIMEATGNIKYADKGNMTKDEIDKTIDFLIKAKQAGQFRAFWKSFDDSVNLMASGEVVIQSMWSPAVAAVRSKGIACRFQPLKEGYRSWGGGLGLAAHLKGAELDAAYEYINWYTSGWVGGYLNRQGYYSANMVSAKKFMTEDEWGYWIEGKPAKGEIKAPDGTVMEKAGAVRDGGSFEERMGKVACWNSVMDEDRYMVKRWNEFIAA; encoded by the coding sequence ATGACAGACACCGTACAAACCAAGACTGGCATTTCGCGCCGCTCGCTGCTCAAGACGGGTGCGGCGGCCGTCGGCCTTGCCGCCGGCTCGGGCGTCATCACCGGCTTCCCGACCATCTGGGCGCAGTCCAACATCACGCTGCGCCAGTTCGGCACCGGCGTGTCGAACCTCAACGCCATTGCCGACAAGTGCAAGGCCGACCTCGGCATCACGCTGGAGATGACGGCAACCGATTCCGACGCCGCCGCCCAGCGCGCCGTGACCCAGCCCGACAGCTACGACATCGCCGATATCGAATACTGGATCTGCAAGAAGGTGTTCCCCACCGGGGTGCTGCAGCCGATGGATGTCAGCAAGCTGAAATACTACGACGAGTTGGTGCCGCTGTTCAAAACCGGCAAACTCACCCCCGACAGCGTCATTGCCCAGGGCACAGCGCCGCACACCGTCGGCTTCGTCGAGGCACAGGACTCCAAGACCTTCGCCAAGGCGCCGACCAACTGGTTCACCATGGTGCCGACCATCTACAATGCCGACACGCTGGGCATCCGCCCCGACCTCGTCGGCCGCGACATCACCACCTGGGCCGACATCATGGACCCGGCCTTCAAGGGCAAGACCGCGATCCTCAACATCCCCTCCATCGGCATCATGGACGCCGCCATGATCATGGAAGCCACCGGCAACATCAAATATGCCGACAAGGGCAACATGACCAAGGACGAGATCGACAAGACGATCGACTTCCTGATCAAGGCCAAGCAGGCCGGCCAGTTCCGCGCCTTCTGGAAGTCCTTCGACGATAGCGTCAACCTGATGGCGTCGGGCGAAGTGGTCATCCAGTCGATGTGGTCGCCGGCCGTCGCCGCCGTGCGTTCCAAGGGCATTGCCTGCCGCTTCCAGCCGCTCAAGGAAGGCTACCGCTCCTGGGGCGGCGGTCTTGGCCTGGCCGCCCATCTCAAGGGCGCCGAGCTCGACGCGGCCTATGAATACATCAACTGGTACACGTCGGGCTGGGTCGGCGGCTACCTCAATCGCCAAGGCTACTACTCGGCCAACATGGTCTCGGCCAAGAAGTTCATGACCGAGGACGAGTGGGGCTACTGGATCGAGGGCAAGCCGGCCAAGGGCGAGATCAAGGCGCCGGACGGCACCGTCATGGAAAAAGCCGGCGCCGTGCGCGATGGCGGCTCGTTCGAGGAGCGCATGGGCAAGGTCGCCTGCTGGAACTCGGTGATGGACGAGGACCGCTACATGGTGAAGCGCTGGAACGAGTTCATCGCGGCGTAA
- a CDS encoding ABC transporter permease, with amino-acid sequence MTVALERPAITAAKPVRRRRFSLGAVTPYLQSAPLALILGAFLLLPIIMIVVVSFWDYDFAAMYPDFLTTNYSDVLGSWVTWKTYLNTIKFAAMVWALTLFIGFWVAYFLAFHIRTTAMQMVLFLVCTVPFLTSNIIRMISWIPVLGRNGLINSTLVHLGLVPKPIEWLLYSEFAVVLAMVHLYTLFMVTPIFNTLMRIDRSLVEAARDAGASGWQVLWNVIIPLAKPGMAIGTIFVVTLVMADFSSVQVMSGGQSASVALMMKNQMSLLQYPAAAANAVVLLVLVLLMVAGILRIVDIRREL; translated from the coding sequence ATGACCGTCGCGCTCGAACGCCCCGCCATCACCGCCGCGAAACCAGTCCGACGCCGCCGATTCTCGCTCGGTGCCGTCACGCCCTATCTGCAATCGGCACCGCTGGCGCTGATCCTCGGCGCGTTCCTGCTTCTGCCGATCATCATGATCGTCGTCGTGTCCTTCTGGGATTACGACTTCGCCGCCATGTATCCTGACTTTCTCACCACCAACTATTCCGATGTGCTGGGTTCGTGGGTCACCTGGAAGACCTATCTCAACACCATCAAATTTGCGGCCATGGTCTGGGCGCTGACCTTGTTTATCGGCTTCTGGGTCGCCTATTTCCTCGCCTTCCACATCCGCACGACGGCCATGCAGATGGTGCTGTTCCTAGTCTGCACCGTGCCGTTCCTGACCTCCAACATAATCCGCATGATCTCGTGGATCCCGGTGCTCGGCCGCAACGGGCTGATCAACTCGACGCTGGTGCATCTGGGGCTGGTGCCAAAGCCGATCGAATGGCTGCTCTATTCCGAATTCGCCGTCGTGCTGGCCATGGTGCATCTCTACACGCTGTTCATGGTGACGCCGATCTTCAACACGCTGATGCGCATCGACCGCTCGCTGGTCGAGGCCGCGCGCGATGCCGGTGCCTCCGGCTGGCAGGTGCTTTGGAATGTCATCATTCCACTGGCCAAGCCCGGCATGGCGATCGGCACCATCTTCGTCGTCACGCTGGTGATGGCCGATTTCTCCTCCGTGCAGGTGATGTCGGGCGGCCAGAGCGCATCCGTTGCGCTGATGATGAAGAACCAGATGTCGCTGCTGCAGTACCCTGCCGCCGCCGCCAACGCCGTGGTGCTGCTAGTGCTGGTGCTGCTGATGGTCGCCGGCATCCTGCGCATCGTCGATATCCGCAGGGAGCTTTGA
- a CDS encoding ABC transporter permease, whose product MSHEKRTLEFYVLAAFFALFVLFLYGPLSAILILSFQGETGGLTFPLNGVSLHWFANLFERQAVGDFGGSFKRSLVLGLMVMVVTVVVSLLAGLAFRQKFRGATALFYLAVASLVVPSIIISLGIGVVFQQVGLRPAWYTSAFGAHLTWTLPFGVLIMFAVFNRFSPAYEEAARDLGASSWQTFAHVVLPMITPSLIGVGLFGFTLSYDEFARTLMTSGTFNTLPLEIYGMTTNVTTPVLYALGTVTTVFSFLVILATLGAILYVGRRRARA is encoded by the coding sequence GTGAGCCACGAAAAGCGCACCCTCGAATTCTATGTGCTCGCCGCCTTCTTCGCGCTGTTCGTGCTGTTCCTCTACGGCCCGCTGTCGGCGATCCTGATCCTCTCCTTCCAGGGCGAGACCGGCGGCCTCACCTTCCCGCTCAACGGCGTGTCGCTGCACTGGTTCGCCAATCTGTTCGAGCGCCAGGCGGTCGGCGATTTCGGCGGCAGCTTCAAGCGTTCGCTGGTGCTGGGCCTGATGGTGATGGTGGTCACCGTCGTGGTCTCGCTGCTCGCCGGCCTTGCGTTCCGGCAAAAATTTCGCGGCGCGACCGCGCTGTTCTATCTGGCGGTCGCCAGTCTCGTCGTGCCCTCGATCATCATTTCACTGGGCATCGGCGTGGTCTTCCAGCAGGTCGGCTTGCGCCCGGCCTGGTATACGTCGGCCTTCGGCGCGCATCTGACCTGGACCTTGCCGTTCGGCGTGCTCATCATGTTCGCCGTCTTCAACCGCTTCTCGCCGGCCTATGAGGAAGCCGCGCGCGATCTTGGCGCCTCGTCCTGGCAGACCTTTGCCCATGTCGTGCTGCCGATGATCACGCCGAGCCTGATCGGCGTCGGCCTGTTCGGCTTCACGCTGTCCTATGACGAGTTCGCCCGCACGCTGATGACGTCGGGAACCTTCAACACGCTGCCGCTCGAGATCTATGGCATGACCACCAATGTCACGACGCCGGTGCTCTACGCGCTGGGCACGGTGACCACCGTGTTTTCCTTCCTGGTGATCCTGGCGACTTTGGGCGCCATCCTCTATGTCGGCCGCCGCCGGGCGAGAGCGTGA
- a CDS encoding aspartate/glutamate racemase family protein, giving the protein MQILVVNPNTTASMTETIAVAARGVAGVSTEIVAVTSSTGPASIEGYYDEALAVPGLLMEIAAGERRGVQAAIIACFDDTGLDAARAMAAIPVIGICEAALSMASFIAQRFTVVTTTERSRVPVEGLVQRYGMSGRARVRAADIPVLALEDPASGAIGKLRDEIARAVEEDRAEAIVLGCAGMADLAHQLQADFGLPVIDGVGAAIKQAEALIALGLSTSKRGAYASPLAKPYLGMLKSFAPGAIAAE; this is encoded by the coding sequence GTGCAGATCCTTGTGGTGAACCCAAACACGACGGCGAGCATGACCGAGACGATCGCGGTGGCCGCGCGCGGCGTTGCCGGCGTCTCGACCGAGATCGTCGCCGTCACTTCGTCCACGGGGCCAGCCTCGATCGAAGGCTATTATGACGAAGCGCTGGCGGTGCCGGGCCTTTTGATGGAGATCGCCGCCGGCGAACGCCGCGGCGTTCAAGCTGCCATCATCGCCTGCTTCGACGATACCGGGCTGGACGCTGCGCGTGCCATGGCCGCCATTCCCGTCATCGGCATCTGCGAGGCCGCGCTCAGCATGGCCTCCTTCATCGCCCAGCGCTTCACCGTCGTCACCACCACCGAACGCTCGCGCGTGCCTGTGGAAGGGCTGGTGCAACGCTACGGCATGTCGGGACGGGCGCGTGTGCGGGCCGCCGACATTCCGGTGTTGGCACTCGAGGATCCCGCATCAGGAGCGATCGGCAAGCTGCGCGACGAGATCGCGCGGGCCGTGGAGGAGGATCGTGCCGAGGCCATCGTGCTTGGCTGCGCCGGCATGGCGGACCTTGCCCACCAGTTGCAGGCGGATTTCGGACTGCCTGTCATCGACGGTGTCGGCGCCGCGATCAAGCAGGCCGAAGCGCTGATTGCGCTCGGGCTGTCGACATCGAAGCGCGGCGCCTATGCCAGTCCGCTGGCCAAGCCCTATCTTGGTATGCTGAAATCATTCGCGCCCGGAGCTATCGCCGCGGAGTAA
- a CDS encoding GNAT family N-acetyltransferase — translation MKPIIRTLSLGELADLIDWAADEGWNPGLEDAAMFQAADPEGFIGAFVGDDMVAAISAVAYGHDFGFIGLYICRPDMRGKGYGKAVWTAGMDRLAGRTIGLDGVEEQQANYRSKGFQPVYETIRYSGRPVALPFDTERPRTVSAQPVPDITWYDALCFPAPRHSFLQQWLQPPHRALAAATAQGMAGYAVARSCRSGFKIGPLFADDAQTALELLGELASACEGGDLNVDVPANQVDFIAALEAAGFSTTFSTTRMYKGLPPELDANRVFGVTTLELG, via the coding sequence ATGAAACCGATCATCCGCACGCTGTCGCTGGGAGAGTTGGCCGACCTGATCGACTGGGCGGCTGATGAGGGCTGGAACCCCGGCCTTGAAGACGCGGCGATGTTCCAGGCAGCTGATCCGGAGGGTTTCATCGGTGCCTTTGTCGGCGACGACATGGTCGCCGCGATCTCGGCGGTGGCCTATGGGCACGATTTTGGTTTCATCGGCCTCTACATCTGCCGTCCGGACATGCGCGGCAAGGGCTACGGTAAGGCGGTGTGGACCGCGGGCATGGACAGGCTGGCCGGGCGCACAATCGGCCTGGATGGCGTCGAAGAGCAGCAGGCCAACTACCGGAGCAAGGGGTTCCAGCCGGTCTACGAGACCATCCGTTATAGCGGACGCCCTGTGGCTCTGCCCTTCGATACAGAGCGGCCTCGTACGGTGAGTGCGCAGCCGGTGCCTGACATCACCTGGTATGACGCACTTTGTTTTCCCGCGCCCCGGCATTCTTTCCTGCAGCAATGGCTGCAGCCGCCGCACCGTGCCCTGGCAGCGGCAACAGCGCAGGGGATGGCTGGCTATGCGGTGGCGCGATCCTGCCGCAGCGGCTTCAAGATCGGCCCGCTCTTTGCCGACGACGCGCAGACCGCACTCGAATTGCTCGGGGAACTGGCGAGCGCGTGCGAAGGTGGCGACCTGAACGTCGATGTCCCGGCCAACCAGGTGGATTTTATCGCAGCGCTCGAGGCAGCAGGTTTCTCAACGACCTTCAGCACCACCCGCATGTACAAAGGCCTGCCCCCGGAGCTCGATGCCAACAGGGTATTCGGCGTGACGACGCTGGAGCTGGGATAG
- a CDS encoding Wzz/FepE/Etk N-terminal domain-containing protein — protein sequence MSVQSAAADVDVDLRQLFASLARNWLRIVLFVLVVTGLAFAFASFATKHYKAQTQIEIAPRESVYTRPAGSNNDGDKPILDEQGVATQVQIISSNEILKQVAEKLGLSRLPEFDEAINMSYLSRVLVLLGLKNDPTDVPLDERVLKKMREKLNVFGVEKTRIIAIEFSSEDPKFAASIPDAIAAAYIAGQGAAKSESNTAAADFLAPEIADLSKQVRDAEAKVAAYRGQSDLLMGGNNAVLATQQLAELSTELSRVRANRAAAEGTADSVRKALQNGGSLDSLPEVLSSDLIQRLRERQAELRANIADLSTTMLDNHPRVRAAKSQLADLDAQIRSEAQKVMKGLLMQADAAKARESQLISDVNQLKAASAQAGNEQVGLDALQRDAAAKRQQLELYLTNYREAASRQDRNYVPVDARVSSPASVPSEPYFPKVGPIVGAAAAASLLLTAVSTLLKELFSGRAMRPATGARFAPIDEVAMPATARQEPAAPVEPSVRVEPAVAREVVNRADEAPWPEAVTEPVMESEMLPRPVAAAEAVAKAEPVAEAESVAEPEPVVEVQRPRSVLGEIDIEKAAEKLIASGAARAIFVSPEGDEAAASAILVAREVSDAGLRVLLLDLTASGAASRPMLDSGLFPGITDLLASQAQFSDVIHADLYSDCHVIPVGTADPVRAMRAADRLPIIMQSLTTAYDLVVVECGPADAQGISRLGGDATEVFLSMLEPDDEVTQAAVKLIESGYPDLTLVTPLGHEPPGTPGRRSAA from the coding sequence ATGTCCGTTCAGTCCGCGGCCGCAGATGTCGACGTTGACCTCAGGCAGCTCTTCGCCAGCCTGGCGAGGAACTGGCTGCGCATAGTGCTCTTCGTCCTGGTGGTGACGGGCCTGGCATTTGCCTTCGCATCATTCGCGACAAAGCATTACAAGGCCCAGACGCAGATCGAAATCGCCCCGCGCGAATCCGTCTACACCCGTCCGGCCGGCAGCAACAATGACGGCGACAAGCCGATCCTCGACGAGCAAGGCGTTGCCACGCAGGTCCAGATCATTTCGTCCAACGAAATCCTGAAGCAGGTGGCGGAGAAACTCGGCCTGTCGCGACTGCCTGAGTTCGACGAAGCGATCAACATGTCGTACCTGAGCCGCGTGCTGGTCCTGCTTGGGCTGAAGAACGACCCGACGGATGTTCCTCTCGACGAGCGTGTCCTGAAGAAGATGCGCGAGAAGCTCAACGTCTTTGGTGTTGAAAAGACCCGCATCATTGCCATTGAGTTCTCTTCAGAGGATCCCAAGTTCGCGGCCTCCATCCCTGATGCCATCGCCGCCGCCTATATTGCCGGGCAGGGCGCGGCCAAGAGCGAATCGAACACCGCCGCCGCGGACTTTCTGGCGCCCGAGATTGCCGACCTGTCGAAGCAGGTCAGGGATGCCGAGGCCAAGGTCGCGGCCTACCGCGGCCAGTCCGACCTGTTGATGGGCGGCAACAATGCGGTTCTTGCCACGCAGCAGCTGGCTGAGCTCTCGACTGAGTTGTCGCGGGTGCGGGCCAATCGCGCCGCGGCTGAAGGCACTGCCGACAGCGTGCGCAAGGCGCTGCAGAATGGCGGCTCGCTCGACTCACTGCCGGAGGTGCTGTCGTCCGACCTGATCCAGCGCTTGCGGGAGCGGCAGGCCGAGTTGCGCGCCAACATCGCCGATCTGTCGACGACCATGCTCGACAATCATCCGCGCGTTCGCGCCGCAAAGTCACAGCTGGCCGATCTCGACGCGCAGATCCGCAGCGAAGCCCAGAAGGTCATGAAGGGCCTGCTGATGCAGGCCGATGCCGCCAAGGCGCGCGAAAGCCAGCTCATCTCCGACGTCAATCAACTGAAGGCAGCTTCGGCGCAGGCCGGCAACGAGCAGGTCGGTCTCGACGCGCTGCAGCGCGATGCCGCCGCCAAGCGCCAGCAGCTCGAACTCTATTTGACCAACTACCGTGAGGCAGCTTCGCGTCAGGACCGCAACTATGTGCCGGTCGACGCGCGTGTCTCCTCGCCGGCTTCCGTTCCCTCAGAGCCGTATTTCCCCAAGGTCGGGCCGATCGTTGGCGCAGCTGCGGCGGCTTCGCTTCTGCTGACCGCGGTATCCACGCTGCTCAAGGAACTCTTCTCGGGCCGCGCCATGCGCCCGGCCACCGGCGCCCGTTTTGCGCCGATCGACGAAGTGGCGATGCCGGCAACTGCCCGCCAGGAGCCGGCCGCTCCCGTGGAGCCATCTGTCCGCGTTGAACCGGCTGTCGCCAGAGAAGTCGTCAATCGTGCCGACGAGGCGCCTTGGCCAGAAGCGGTCACTGAACCGGTCATGGAATCGGAGATGCTGCCGCGGCCTGTCGCCGCCGCCGAAGCTGTGGCCAAGGCTGAGCCTGTCGCGGAAGCCGAATCGGTCGCCGAGCCGGAGCCTGTCGTCGAGGTCCAGCGGCCACGTTCGGTGCTCGGCGAGATCGATATCGAGAAGGCCGCGGAAAAGCTAATCGCCAGCGGCGCTGCGCGCGCCATATTCGTGTCGCCCGAAGGCGACGAGGCAGCCGCATCGGCGATCCTGGTGGCGCGCGAGGTGTCCGACGCCGGCCTGCGCGTCCTGCTGCTCGACCTGACCGCTTCGGGCGCCGCCTCGCGGCCGATGCTGGACAGCGGGCTTTTCCCGGGCATCACCGATCTGCTCGCTTCGCAGGCGCAGTTCAGCGACGTGATCCATGCCGATCTTTATTCCGACTGCCACGTCATTCCCGTCGGCACCGCCGATCCAGTCCGCGCCATGCGCGCCGCCGACCGGCTGCCGATCATCATGCAGTCGCTGACCACCGCCTATGATCTGGTGGTGGTCGAATGCGGGCCGGCCGACGCGCAAGGCATCAGCCGCCTGGGCGGCGATGCCACCGAAGTGTTCTTGTCGATGCTCGAGCCGGACGACGAGGTGACGCAGGCGGCCGTGAAGCTGATCGAGAGCGGCTACCCCGACCTGACGCTGGTGACGCCGCTTGGCCACGAGCCACCGGGCACGCCGGGTCGGCGCTCCGCCGCCTGA
- a CDS encoding polysaccharide biosynthesis/export family protein, which translates to MKSTASLLRALLAVSMLAGCSSYRPTPAAFHEVLDQPYRLGAGDRIRVTVFEQDGLTNTYSVDQSGYLSFPLVGAIPARGHTAQQMEKEIADKLRQGYLRDPDVSVEIDRYRPIFVMGEVGAAGQYSYVPGLTVQKAIAIAGGFSPRANQESVDITRDINGKVMTGRVVTSDPLLPGDTVYVRERLF; encoded by the coding sequence ATGAAAAGCACTGCTTCCCTGTTGCGCGCTCTGCTTGCCGTATCGATGCTCGCCGGCTGCTCCAGCTACCGGCCGACGCCGGCGGCCTTCCACGAGGTCCTTGACCAACCCTATCGTCTCGGCGCCGGCGACCGCATCCGCGTCACCGTGTTCGAGCAGGACGGCCTGACCAACACCTACAGTGTCGACCAGTCCGGCTACCTCTCCTTCCCGCTCGTCGGCGCCATACCGGCGCGTGGCCACACCGCGCAGCAGATGGAAAAGGAGATCGCCGACAAATTGCGGCAAGGCTATCTGCGCGACCCCGACGTCTCGGTCGAGATCGATCGCTATCGGCCGATCTTCGTCATGGGCGAAGTGGGTGCTGCCGGTCAATATTCCTATGTGCCCGGCCTGACCGTGCAGAAGGCCATCGCCATTGCCGGCGGCTTCTCGCCGCGCGCCAACCAGGAAAGCGTCGACATCACCCGCGACATCAATGGCAAGGTGATGACCGGCCGCGTGGTCACATCCGATCCACTGCTGCCCGGAGATACCGTCTACGTCCGCGAACGCCTGTTCTGA
- a CDS encoding glycosyltransferase family 4 protein, producing MADKLRIVHCFRSPVGGIFRHVRDLTEAQVAAGHVVGIVCDSTTGGEFEERLFEQMKDMLALGIHRTPMQRHVGPGDFASARRTYRIIKELRPDVLHGHGAKGGAYARLFGSLLRVSRSRVARLYSPHGGSLHYDETTATGKLFFALERSMARFTDCLLFVSDYERRTYRRKVGEPPIPNILVYNGLRAAEFEPVIIASDAADLLYIGMMRDLKGPDIFIDALAAAAPRLGRALSAVMVGDGDDLPRYHAQVERLGLQGHVRFLPPMPAREAFALAALVVVPSRAEAMPYIVLETLAAARPMIATAVGGIPEIFGSGSPALIRPDPAELAGKMSEALADLSAYSKLMPDGTSLRARFGADVMAAEIEKAYFAALDG from the coding sequence GTGGCGGACAAGCTCAGGATCGTCCACTGCTTTCGTTCACCCGTCGGAGGAATTTTCCGGCATGTGCGCGACCTGACGGAAGCACAGGTTGCTGCCGGTCATGTCGTCGGGATCGTCTGCGATTCGACCACCGGCGGCGAATTCGAGGAGCGCCTGTTCGAGCAGATGAAGGACATGCTGGCGCTCGGCATCCATCGCACGCCAATGCAGCGCCATGTCGGCCCGGGCGATTTCGCCTCGGCCCGGCGCACCTACAGGATCATCAAGGAATTGCGGCCGGACGTGTTGCACGGGCACGGCGCCAAGGGTGGCGCCTATGCCCGTCTGTTCGGCTCATTGTTGCGGGTATCAAGGTCTCGCGTAGCCCGCCTTTATTCGCCGCATGGCGGCTCCCTCCACTATGACGAAACGACAGCCACGGGGAAGCTGTTCTTCGCACTGGAGCGCTCCATGGCACGCTTCACCGATTGCCTGCTGTTCGTCTCGGACTACGAGCGGCGGACCTATCGCAGGAAGGTCGGCGAGCCGCCGATCCCGAACATTCTGGTCTATAACGGGCTGCGCGCCGCCGAATTCGAACCGGTGATCATCGCATCCGACGCGGCGGATCTGCTCTATATCGGCATGATGCGGGACCTGAAGGGGCCCGACATCTTCATCGATGCCCTGGCAGCCGCCGCTCCCCGGCTCGGCCGGGCACTGAGCGCGGTGATGGTCGGCGACGGCGACGACCTGCCGCGCTACCATGCGCAAGTAGAGCGCCTGGGACTGCAAGGCCATGTCCGCTTCCTGCCGCCAATGCCGGCCAGGGAGGCCTTCGCGCTGGCCGCGCTGGTGGTCGTTCCATCCCGCGCCGAAGCCATGCCCTATATCGTGCTGGAGACCCTTGCCGCGGCAAGACCTATGATCGCAACCGCTGTCGGCGGCATACCGGAAATTTTCGGTTCCGGCTCCCCTGCCCTGATCCGGCCCGATCCGGCCGAACTCGCCGGCAAGATGAGCGAGGCGCTGGCCGATCTCTCGGCCTACAGCAAACTCATGCCCGACGGCACCAGCCTCAGGGCGCGCTTCGGCGCCGACGTCATGGCCGCCGAAATCGAGAAGGCCTATTTCGCCGCGCTCGACGGGTAA